Below is a genomic region from Hyalangium minutum.
GCCGTTGCGATCCAGCGTGGCGCCGATCATCTGGCCGTCCGTGAACGCGATAGCGGCGGGGCCGTCCCACGGCTCCATCAGCGCCGAGGAGTACTCGTAGAAGGCGCGCCGCTCGTCGTTCATGGTGGCGTGGCCCTCCCACGCCTCCGGGATCATCATCATCATCGAGTGCGGCAGCGTGCGCCCACCCAGGTAGAGCAGCTCCACCATGTTGTCGAACTGGGCCGAGTCGCTCTTGCCCGGGACGATGAGCGGGTAGAGCGACTCCAGGCTGCCGCCGAACCGGGCCGACTGGAGCAGCCCGCGGCGGGCCGTCATCCAGTTCCGGTTGCCGCTCAGCGTGTTGATCTCGCCGTTGTGGGCGATGTAGCGGAACGGCTGTGCCAGCTCCCACGTGGGGAAGGTGTTGGTGGAGAAGCGCGAGTGCACCAGCGCCAGCGCGCTCACCAGCTCCGGGTGCCGCAGATCCTCGTAGAAGCGAGGTAACTGCCGGGGCAGGAGCAGACCCTTGTAGATGATGGTCTCCGCCGAGAAGCTGGCGATGTGGAAGCGGCCCCACGTGTCCATGCCGCTCTCACGCACGCGGCTCTCGGCGAGCTTGCGGATGCGGTAGAGCTTGCGCTCGAAGGCGCTGGGCACCACGCGGCGCCGGGCCACGAAGAGCTGGCGGATGACGGGAGCCACCTCGCGCGCCACCGAGCCCAGGTGCTCCGGAGCCACGGGTACGTCTCGCCAGCCGAGCACCCGCTGGCCCTCTTCGGCCACCACCTCTTCGAGGATGCGCTCACACGCCGTGCGGGCAAACGGATCGGAGGGCAGGAACGTCTGCGCCACCGCGTACTGGCGGCGAGGCGGCAGATCGATGCGGTGCTTGCTGGCCTCCTTCTCGAAGAGCCGGTGCGGCAGCTGCACGAGGATGCCCGCGCCGTCACCGGTCTCGGGGTCCTTGCCCACCGCCGCGCGGTGACTCAGCCGGTTGAGCAGCTCCAGCGCGTCGTCGACGATGCCGCGCGACCGATCGCCCTTGATATGGGCCACGAAGCCAACGCCGCAGGCGTCGTGCTCCGTCTCGGGTTCATACAGCCCATACCGCCCCGGGACGTGCGACATCAGTAGATTCCCTCCTTCACTGCTAGGCACAGCGTGTTCACTCGCGAACCTCGGATGGTAATGCGGCGCGTCAGGTTGGGTAAAGGAGAGTCTGAAGAGGGGCTGCTTTGGTTGGGGGGACAGGAAGCAGGCATGGCGGGTTCGCGCAGAGCCAGGGCGGCGTTCTTCCAGATCCACGCAGCGCGTCAAGGGGAGCGTGACGCACCTGCTGCCGTGTTATCCCTTCCTCTGTCATGGCCTCCACCGAACGCCTCTACTTCAGCGATCCTTTCCTTCACCAATTCACCGGACGCGTGATTGCGCACGCCGCCTGGAATGGGACCTTGTCGGTTGTGCTCGATCGCACGGCCTTCTACCCGGAGGCTGGCGGTCAGATGGCGGATCGCGGGCTGCTCGGCGGCTACGCGGTGAAGGACGTGCAGGTGGATGACGCGGGGGTGGTCCACCACGTGCTGGAGCTGTCCGAGGGGAAGGCGCTGCCCGAGGTGGGCGCCGAGCTGGCGGGACAGATCGATCGGGCCCGCCGCCGCGTGCACATGGCGCTGCACACGGGCCAGCACATGCTCTCGCGGGCCCTGGTGGATGTGGCTCAGGCGAACACCATCTCCTCGCGCCTGGGCGAGACGCTCTGCACCATCGACGTGGATCTGGAAGTCCTTGACGAGGCGCGCGTCGCCGAGGCGGAGGAACTGGTCAACTCGGTGATCGATGACGACGTGGCGATCCGGTCCTTCTTCCCGACGGTCGAGGAGCTGGCGGCTCTGCCGCTGCGCCGGGCTCCCAAGGTGACGGACAACATCCGCGTGGTGCAGATCGGCGAGTTCGATGTGTCCCCTTGCGGAGGGACCCACTGCACGCGGTCGGCGCAGGTGGGGATGATCCGGGTGCTCGGTGTGGAGCGCTATAAAGGTAAGGGACGCGTGTCGTTCTCCGCCGGCCGCCGTGCGCGGACCGAGCTGTGGCAGGAGGCCGGGACGCTCCGGGGCCTGAGCCGCGCCTTCACGTGCGGCCCGGGCGAGGTGCCGGTGGTGATCGACAAGATCCGTCGCGATCTCACCGAGACGCGGGAGGCGCTGGGTGCGGTCCGGGCGAAACTGGCTGATCAGGCCGCCGTGGAGCTGGCCGCTGCATTGGAGAAGTCTCCGGAGCGCCGGGTGGTGGCGGTGCTCGAGGGCGCCAACCCCGAGTCGCTGCGCGCGATCGCCGCGAGGCTCACGTCCCAGCCAGAGTCCGTGGTGCTGCTCGCGGGCCGCGCGCCCGAGGGCATGCCAGTGCTGATCGCTCGAGGGAGTGGCTCCAGCTTCGGGTGTGGCGCCTTCCTCAAGCGTCTGGCCGAGGCTGCGGGAGGCCGAGGCGGTGGCCGTCCCGAGCATGCCGAGGGCCGCCTGCCCCCAGGCACGGACTTCCCAGGGCTCGTCGCCCAGCTTCTCGGATGAACGGACGAGCCCCTCGACTGTCGGGGGGCTTGCTGCTCAGCCCTTCCGGGCGATGAAGTCGCGCAGGTGCCGGATGACCTCGGCTGGCTTCTGCAGGGTGACCCAGTGTGTTGCTCCCGGGATCTTGTGGATCGTGAGATCGGGTGCGAGCTGATCGAGTCCCTCGAGGCCGCTCGGCAAGAGGTAGGGATCCTGCTCTCCCCAGAGCACGAGCACGGGGAAGCGGACCTTCCACTGCTCCTGGGAGAGCCCGTCCATCAAGTTGCTGCCACCCGGAGAGCCTTGTCCGTCTGGAGGGCCGATCTGGGCAGCCCGGTAGTAGTTGAGGCCGGCGTCGACGGCCCCGGGCTGCTTCAGGGCCTGGAGCCACTCGGCCTCGTCCTCGGCGGAGAGCGCGGCGCCGTGCTGACGGGCATCCTCGAAGATGGCCTGCTTCGCGAAGGCGAAGTCATTGCCGGAGATCTGCTGGTCGAAGCCCGGGGTCCGGAAGCCCAGCATGTACTGGCTGGCCTCCTGCTGCTTGGGGTTCTCGCGCAGATCGCGGTTGAAGAGGGCGGGGTGGGTGATGTTCACCGTGACGAAGCGGCGGATGAGCTCCGGGTGACGAAGCACGAAGCTCCAGCCCAGGAGCGCACCCCAGTCCTGGCACACCACCGTGAGCCTGCGCAGGCCCAGGTGCTCCACGAGCGCGCGCACGTCTTCTACGAGGTTCTCGATGCGGTACGCCTCGACGTCCGTGGGGCGAGAGGTGAGGTTGTAGCCCCGGAGGTCTGGGGCGATGACCCGGTGGTCCTTTGAGAACTCCGCCATCAAGCCCTTCCAGACGCCCCAGTACTCGGGGAAGCCGTGGAGGAACAGGAGGGGCTCACCCGTTCCCTGAGTCACATAGTGCATACGGATGCCGTTGACGTCCGCGTAGGCGTGCTGCATGGCGTGAGACCTCCTGTGTCCGGTGAGCGCGGTGTGCGGTGCCCGAGAGGATGCCTGAATCCCCTCCAGGCAGTCGCATAGAATGGGGGGATGCGTCTCCCCGCTACCCTGGTGGCTCCTGCGGACCCAGCGCGCTCCCGGTGGCGGATCCTGCCGCTGCTGCTGCTGCTGCCCGTGCTGGGGCTGGGCTCGCGCTCGGGGGCTCCCTGGCTGCCCTCCTTCGTCGCGGAATACGCGGGGGACACGCTCTGGACGATGATGGTGTACGTGTGCCTCGTCTTTGTCTGGCCCCGCCTCTCGGTGGCCCAGGCGGCAGGGGCGGCGCTGGCGATCTCCTTCGCGGTCGAGTTCAGTCAGCTCTACCGTGCCCCCTGGATCGATGCGCTGCGCGCACATCGCCTGGGGGCACTGGTGCTCGGACGTGGTTTTCTGGGATCGGATCTGGTCTGTTACACCGTGGGCGCGCTGGTGGCGGCGGGAGCGGAGAGGTTGCTCGCCCAGCAACAGAGCGGGGAATGAGTCCCCGGGGAATAGGCGTTGGGCATACATTCGTGAATACTCCAGACACGAGCATGACTTCTTCCCCGACCTTGACGGTGGTTGCGCAGACGGCTCCCAGCAATGAGAGCCTCTTCACCGCGTTCCGCGAGGAGCGCACCTCGAAGGTGCGCTGGCTCTTCGTGCTGTTGGTGCCGCTCCTGGGGCTGCTCGCGGCCTGGGGGTCGATGCACGGGCAGGAGCACGCGGTGCGCATCGTCACGGCGCATGGCTTCAAGATGGTTCAGCCGGGCATGTCCCAGGCGGACGTGGTCGCGCGGCTGGGCAACCCCATTGGCAAGACTACCCGGGCGGACGGGGCGGAGTGCGTCCAGTACGGTGTGTTCTCCGTCACCGAGCCGTCCACCAACGTGTACGTGCTCTGCTACGTGGATGGGGTGCTCCAGGACGTGACGACGCGGCGCTACTCGCTGTGGACGGTGGATCCCTCCACCGGTGAGTTCATGCCGGCGGGCGTTCCGATGGAAGAGGAGCCGGCCAAGAAGCCTGCTCCTGTGCCCACGCCCTGATCGCATGCGGACGAAAGCTTCGCCGCCCATTTCCCACCTGAGTGGCAAGGCGGCGCTCCCGCTGATCGAGGCTTACTTCGAGTTCAACCACCTGAAGCAGCTCTACCGTCAGGGCTGGCTCCGCGTGGGCATTTCTCCCGAGCGCTGCGAGAGCGTCGCCGAGCACTCCCTCGGCGTGGCCTTGCTGTGCCTCTTCATCGCCGACAGTTGGTTCCCCGAGGCGGATGCCTCCAAGGTCGTCCGGATCGCGCTGCTGCACGATCTGGGGGAGGCCCGTGTCGGTGACATCACTCCGCACGACGGCGTGAACCCCACCCAGAAGCACGCGCTGGAGCGTCAGGCCGTGGCGCAGATCCTCGGCAAGCTGCCGCGTGGCGCCGAGTACCTCGCGCTCTGGGAGGAGTACGAGCAGGGCGCCTCCTTCGAGGCGAAGCTGGTGCGCCAGGTGGATCGGCTCGAGATGTCGCTCCAGGCCTGCGTCTACGAGCACCAGGGTTTTGGGGACCTGTCGCAGTTCTTCGCCTCGGCCGAGAAGGTCATGGAGTCGCCTCAGCTCCGGGCCGTCCTGACGGAGCTTCAGGCTCTGCGGCCCCCTCGCGCTGCTGCTCCCTGAACTCGCTTCGGCTCACCCGAACCAGGCGTTGGTGCTGGGGGCGAACACCTGGATGCGCTGTCTCAAGGCCTCCGGGACTCGCTGGCGGATGAGATCGTGCACCTGCTGCGGCCCGTAGAGCTGGCTGAAGTGCATCAGCACGAGCGCTTCGTTCTTGAACAGGTCCGCCCGGTCGATGATCTCGTCCAGGTGCGTGTGAAGGCGCTCCTGCGTCTCCTCCACGGTCCGTTTCGGGTCCAGGTACGTGCTCTCCAGGATGAGCACCCGGCTCTCCAGGATCGACGGCGCGGACTCCAGTACCCGCGCCAATGTATCCGTGGCGTAGGCCACCTCGAGCCGCTCGACCTCCTCGAAGATCCCAGGGGTGCCCTCACGCCGGAGGCGGGCGATCTCCTCGCCTGGGAGCCCCTGGTGCTCGGGCTTCAGCTTCGTGACGCGCTTGAGGAACTGGTAGCCGAGCGATGGGCCCGCATGGTGGGTCCGGAAGGCACGCACCCAGATGTCCCGGTCCACCTTGCGAGTGTCCCCTGGCAGCATGGGAATGGTCTCGTACGCGACCTCTGAGCGGTGCAGGCGGCCCAGGGCCTCGAGCGCCTCGCGGACCGCTGACTCGATCTCCGCAGGGAGGTACACCTGGGCGGGCGAGTGCTTGCCTACCAGCCCTCGGATCGCGAGCAGCGAACCCAGGGCGCTCGCATGGTCCGCGTGGCCGTGACTCAGGAAGAGATGATCCGTCGTGGCGAAGCTCCGCAGCGGGACGCCTGCGTCCAGCACCACGCCCAACTCCGGCACCTGCAGTGATGTGTAGACCCCCGCTACCGAGATCCCTCGGACGGTGTAAGGGCCTGCCTGCACTTCGGTCAGCATGCCCGGCAAGGCTAATGGCCGGGCCCTCGGAGGGACACTGGAACTTGTAGCAGGGGCTCGGGATGCCAACGTTCCGAGTGAGAGGACGACCATGCGAACGACTCCGACTTCGGCCCTTGTGCTGTTTCTCCTCGCTCCGGTCCTGGCGCTCGCCCAGCCGGGGATGGGGCCTACTGACGACCGCTGGGTGACCCAGAGCTCGGGCTTCTGGTTCTGGGTGATTGCCTTGGCCATCGCCGTGGTGGCCTTCATCGTGGCCAACGTCGTCTTCAATCGGCGATTGCCGCCCACGGGCCCCCGGGGACTCTGAGCCGCAGAGGCGTGGCGCAGGCTGTCTGTCTGCAAGGCAGCCTGGCGCCGGTGGGGCAGGGGAGCATGTGACCCGCCGAGGCGTTGGCTTCATCATGCGTCTCGTGAGGCCCGCCTGCTGCACCGCCGTGCTGCTCCTCCTGCTGGGGATGCCCCGGCCCGCGGCGGCCTTCTCCGTGGGCGACCACCAGGCCCTGACCGAGGCCGCGCTGAAGGCGGCAGGCTCCGAGGCGCGCCCGCTGCTCGCGGCACACCGTGACGCGGTGCTGCATGGCGCCACCGCCGAGGATCTCAACCTCCACGTGAAGTGGACCGGCTGGCACCACTTCTATTGCCCCGAGGGCTCACTCCATACCGCTCTGCGCCACGCCTCCGACGCCCGGGTGCGGGAACTCTGGGAGGAGGCCTTGGAGGCCGCACGCCACGGCGATCTGGAGCGTGCCTTCGATCGCGCGGGGCACCTTGCCCACCACGTGCAGGACATGGCCTCGCCACCCCACGTGGTGCCGGTGAACCACGGGCTGTGGGATCGCTTCGAGCGGTATGGGGTCCGTGCCTCGCTGGCGCGGGCTCCGAGCCGCCAGGTGGCGCCACTTCCGGGTGCGGAGGCGCAGCAGGCGCTCGCGCGCGAGACACTGGCCGCCGTGCGGAGCGACTCACTGCCCACGTCTCACGGTCCGATCCCCTGGAGTGCCTTCTGGTCCGAGCCTTCCACCCGTGTCGCCGCAGCCTTCGGCAGTTACGGCGGAGAGGCGGGCAACGCGTTCGGCGTTCGCGAGGTGCGCTGGCAGGGCAAGCGCCACCCCATCGAGCCCGCAGGCTACGCTGCCTTCATGGACGCGCGGGTCTCCGGCGCGGTGGCGTACACCCGAGCCTTCCTCGAGTGGGCAAGTGATCGCTTCGAAGAGGTCGCCGCCGCGAAGGAGTCTGTCGCCTTGCGCGGCTTCCGCCCATCGCCCGAGCTGTCTCTGCAGCTCTTGGGCGGAGTGACCCGGGACTCGCGAGGAACCACCTCGGTGCTCGGCCTCCGCGCGGCACTCCCGCTGCCTCGTGCGTTCATGCTGTCGCTGGATTGGACTCGAGGTGTGGGCAGCATGCAGGCCGCGCGACGCTCGGGAGGCACGTCCCTGGTCCTGCTCACGCCGCCGCTGTGGACGGCCCGGCCCGGTTATCCCCTGGGGCTCGATCTGCGGGCCGCCGTGGGCGTGGGCCTGGTTCCTTGGGAGGGACAACAGCGGATCAGCGTACCTGCCGGGTTGCGCGCGCACGCGGCTCTGCCCACCCCCTTCTCCCTGAGCGCACAGGTGCTCTACCAGGGACTCCAGCCTCCCGGCGGCACGTGGAGCCATGGCGTCGCTTTCACCCTGGGAGCGGGTCTGGCCTGGGGAGACCGATAACCCTCCGGCATGTGGGGCGCGGTGCGGCATGAGCACCGGATCGTGACGGGCCGGTGGTTCCGTGTGGATCCATTTTCAGGTATTCCCTTCGCGCCCATGACCCATTCCCACTCTTCCTCCTTCTCGAATGCGCGGGTGCGTCCCAGCGTCTTCAAGTTGCTCGGGGCCCTCGTTGCCGGCTCCGTGCTCACCCTCTCGGCTGGCTGCAGCGAAGATGAGCTGACGCCCGCGCAGGCGCCGACGAAGGTCCAGCTGATCGCCTTCAACGACTTCCACGGCAACCTGGAGCCCCCCACGGGGAGCAACGGCCGCATCCGGGTGCCGACCAGCGATGGGAAGGGCGCGGATGTGAACGCGGGCGGCGGCGCGTACCTCGCCTACCACATCGACAAGCTGCGCCAGCGCAACGAGAACACGGTGGTGGTGTCCGCGGGTGACCTGATCGGCGCCTCGCCGCTGGTGTCGGGCATCTTCCACGACGAGCCCACCATCGAGCTGATGAACCTGATCGGCCTGGACATCAACGGCGTGGGCAACCACGAGTTCGATGACGGCCGCGACGAGCTGCTGCGCATGCAGAACGGCGGTTGCCACGCCAACGGCTGCGAGGCCAGCGCCTCGTTCCCGGGCGCGAAGTTCAAGTTCCTGTCGGCCAACGTGATCGACACGGTCTCCAACAAGCCCCTGCTGGACGCCTACACCATCAAGGAGTTCGGCGGCCAGAAGATCGCCTTCATCGGCATGACGCTGGAGGGCACCTCGACCATCGTGAACCTGGCCGGCATCGTGAACCTCTCCTTCAAGGACGAGGCGGACACGGTCAACGCGCTGGTCCCCGAGCTGAAGAGTCAGGGCGTGGAGGCCATCGTGGTGCTCATCCACGAGGGCGGTGCGCAGGTGGCCACGGGCTACTACAATGAGTGCGCCGGCATCTCCGGTCCCATCGTGGCGCTGACCGAGCGGTTCGATGACGCGGTGGACGTGGTCGTCTCCGGCCACACCCACCAGGCGTACAACTGCACCATCGACGGCAAGCTCGTCACCAGCGCGGCCAGCCTCGGGCGCCTGCTCACCACCATTGATCTGACGCTGGATCCCTCCACGGGCGACATCGTGGAGAAGGTGGCCAACAACAACATCGTCACCCGCGACAACGCGAACACCCCGGCCGATACGCTGGTGAAGAAATACGTCAAAGACGCCACGCCCCTGGCCAGCCGCATCCTCGGCAACACGCCGGTGGAGCTGAAGGCCCCCATCCGGCCGCTGCCGGCGGGTATGTCGGGTGAGTCCATCCTGGGCAACATCGTTGCGGACGGGATGCTCGCGGCCACCAAGGACGAGGCCAAGGGCGGCGCCGTGATCGCGTTCCAGAACCCGGGCGGCATCCGCGCGGACATCAACGCCGGGGACATCACCTTCGGCGAGGTCTTCACCGTTCAGCCCTTCGCCAACAACCTGGTGACGCTCACCCTGACGGGTGCCCAGATCGAGAAGGTGCTGGAGCAGCAGTGGGGCGCCAACGTCTCCATCATGCAGGTGTCCGAGGGTTTCTCCTACACCTGGAAGGAGTCGGGGCCGGCGGGGGACAAGATCGATCCGGCGAGCATCATGCTCAACGGGACGGTGATTGACCCGGCGGCGAGCTACCGCGTGACGGTGAACAACTTCATGGCCAGCGGTGGTGACGGCTACCTGGCGTTCACCGAGGGCACGGGTCTGCTTACGGGTCCGATCGATCTCGACTCGCTCGAGGCCTACCTGCGGGTGAACAACCCGCTGACGGTCCCCTCGCTGGGCCGCATCACGCTCGTGCCGTAAGCCGTTTCAGAGCGCCCCTCTCTCGGTTGCGGGAGGGGGAGGGGCGTGCTCTCCGCCCGCGGAGCTCCGCCATGCATCTTCGTGAGTATGTGACCTTCGATGGGCTCGGCCTGGCGGAGCTCGTCCGGCGTCGAGAGGTGAAGCCAGAGGAACTCGTCCAGGTGGCGCTGTCGGCCATCGAGGCGGTGAATCCTTCCCTCAACGCCGTCATTGGCCTGGTGGAGGCCGAGACTCGGGCCACGCTGGCCAAGCCGCTGCCCGAGGGCCCCTTCACCGGTGTTCCCTTCCTGATGAAGGATCTGGTGTTGCACATGGCCGGGGTCCCCACGGACATGGGGAGCCGGCTCTTCCAGGGGATGGTGGCGCCTCACGACACCACGCTCATGGCGCGCTACCGGCGCGCGGGCCTCATCCCGCTGGGAAGGACCAACGCGCCCGAGCTGGGCTTCAACGCCAGCACCGAGCCCGTACTGCACGGCCCCACGCGCAACCCGTGGAACCCGGAGTACAGCACGGGAGGTTCCAGCGGCGGCTCGGCGGCGGCGGTGAGCGCGGGCATGGTGCCCGTGGCCTATGCGAACGATGGTGCGGGCTCCATCCGCATCCCCGCCTCGCTGTGTGGCCTGTTCGGCCTGAAGCCCACGCGCGGCCGGACGCCGTCAGGGCCGGATGTGGCCGAGGGCCTGAACGGGCTGGGCGTGGAGCATGTGCTGTCGCGCTCGGTCCGCGACAGCGCGGCCCTGTTGGATGCCACGCTGGGGCCGGACGTGGGCGACCGGTACTCGATCACGCCTCCGGAGCGGCCGTATCTGGAGGAGGTGGCACGTGAGCCTGGGCGCCTGCGCATTGCCGTCACTTGGGATACGGGCGCTCAGGTTGCCGTGAGCCCCGAGTGCGTGGCCGCGGTGGAGGCCACCGCGAAGCTGTGCCGCGAGCTGGGGCATGAGGTGATCGAGGCGAAGCCCTCGTATCGCCCTCAGGCGATGTGGACCTCGCTGGCGGCGCTCTGGAGCTCGGGGACAGCGGCGTTGGTGGATGGGATGTCGGCGATGATGGGCCGCACGCCAGGGCCGGATGTGCTGGAGGCCTCGATCTGGGCCACCGTGCTGAAGGGCCGGGAGCTCACGGCGGTGGAGCTGCAGCGGGCCTTCGCGATCATGAACCACCTCTCGCGCGAGGTGGGCCGCTTCTTCCTGCAGTATGACGTGCTGCTCACGCCCACGCTGCCCTATGCGCCGTACCGGCTGGGGGTGCTGAACGCGAACGCGCCGACGACGGCGGACGAGTGGATGCAGCACGCCTTCGGCTACTGCGCGTTCACGGCCCTGTACAACCTCACCGGCCAGCCTGCCATGAACGTGCCGCTCCACTGGAGCGCCGAGGGCCTTCCCGTGGGCGTCCAGTTCGTGAGCCGCTTCGAGGATGAGGCGACGCTGTTCCGCCTGGCCGGGCAGTTGGAGCGGGCTCGGCCCTGGGCGAAGCGGACTCCGCCCATTCATGCCGCGAGCGCTCGCGGGGCCGCCTGAGAGGGGCGCTCCGGCAGCAGCGCAATGCGTTAGGAAAAGATGCTATGAGCACCAATGAAATGGTATGAGCCCCAATTAATGAGGGTTCTGCTGGCCAACCACCACCTGCAGTACCGAGCGGGGTCCGAGCTTTACTGCCTGGAACTTGCGACGGCCCTGCAGCGGGTGGGTCATTGGGAGGCGGAGGAGCAGGCCCGGCGCGCCGAGCACGAGAGGCTCTTGGCACAGCTTCAGCACCAGCGATCCGAGCTGGAGGCACGGGCTCGGGCGTTGGAGGCGGAGCTGGGTGCGAAGGTCGGCGAGGCCGCGAACCTCCAGGCGGAGCTGGCGTCCGAGCAGCTCTTTCGCCAGCAGCGAGAGCAGGAACTGGAGGCCATCCACACCAGCATGGCGTGGAAGGGCGTCAACCTGCTGCGTGCCCTCAAGGATCGAACCCTCTTCGTGCCACACACCCGGAGCCGGTGGATCTACGACCGAGTCTTGCAGCGGCTCAAGGCGCAGTGAGGGCAGGGAAGGAAGGGATCTGGGGCGGCTTATTTCCGCCGCGAGGGGCACCGGCCGCAGTGCTCCGAGAGGTGGAGCGCGTACACCACCCCTGCGGTTTCGTTGCGTGCCAGCAGCTCCGTGGGCTTGGACTGCACCCCGCGCGCGAACGCCTGCACCGTCTTCCACGCCGTCTTGGGATCTGGGGAGAACAGTGCCCCGTGGGCCGAGTCCTCCCACTGCAGCGTGCTCATCCAGTACTCCCAGCGGCCCGCGTCGGCGGACTCGGGCAGGGCGATCTCCGAGACCCGGGCCTCCTTGAACAGTGGCTTCACTTGAAGCTGGGCCTCGTAGCGCTCCACCTCGAGCGGCAGCTCGAACAGGAAGAGGCGCCCCGGCGGAGCCCCGGAGCCGGCGCGCACCGTCACCCGCATTCGAGAAGGCCTCGGGTACGCATCCTCCAGGCGCGCGGTGGCCTTCACGTACGCCGTGATCACATCCGAGTGGTCCGTGAGGGCCTCGTCCACCGCCACCTTGTTGCGCAGCACGTGCTCGCGCTCCTTGGCGTCGTACTCGGACAGGTCCGACAGGCACACGTCGCACGGTGAGGTGAGCCCCGTTATCAGCGCGCAGACGCTCCCCGACGGCTTCGAATATTCGCCGTCGGGATCGAACTCCAGCGTCTCGACCTGCGCCGCCAGCGGCGAGCCCGAGCACCCGTAGATGCTCGTCACCGTCTCGATCTTCCACTCCTTGCTCTGGGCCAGTGTCCCTCCCGGCGCTGCTTCCTTCATCCGGACTGCCGCGGCCACCGCCAACCGGTAGCGCTCGCCGTGGAAGGCCTCGTCGATCAGCGCCGGAGCAACCTGCGGCACTTCCTGGGGCTCGGCGATGATGAGGGCTCGTTTCAGCAACTCCATCCGCTCCTGGCCGTGCTCCTCACGAGAGAGGGTGTTCACCTGGGCCAGGTGCTCGGTGGCGCTGAGGCGCTTCGCCTGGAGGACCGCGAGCCGCATGTATCCCCGCGAGCTGAGGCCCCGCTGTTCGGGAGAGAGCGCCGCGGTCTCGCCCGCGTCGATCTTCGCCAGATCCCCCAGGTTCACCGCCATCCACGGCGTCTTCTTCGCGACGAGCGCCACGTGAGCCCACGGCCCTTGGACGTTGAGCACCTCCACGGCTGCGTTCACCGGGAGCATGGTCACGATGGCATCTCGATCATCCGGGCCCTCGCGCACCGAGGCCCGGTACGGGATGACATAGCCCTGGGTACCCTTGGCGGGAGGCGCGGCCTCCGTGGCCGCCTTCTCCGTGAAGTCAATCAGCTCTCG
It encodes:
- a CDS encoding SH3 domain-containing protein, giving the protein MRSRTLSLLHAVAWALVLLLGGACGSSQEMTVTQDSLELRSEARDDADVVEKLPLGARVQVHSPRFWEDAAWYRIEAKGGTRWTKLDGLAPYPLRGETRFVRLEEVPVHATRESSGRVVETLKLGTEVQLLAQEPPGAAEYHGVIQGGALRGYVDEFGLSAEKPLTRNLLEASSEYLKKGDFERAKPLAKAALAMAEGNGRSGALVEAITVAETEPGELGRELIDFTEKAATEAAPPAKGTQGYVIPYRASVREGPDDRDAIVTMLPVNAAVEVLNVQGPWAHVALVAKKTPWMAVNLGDLAKIDAGETAALSPEQRGLSSRGYMRLAVLQAKRLSATEHLAQVNTLSREEHGQERMELLKRALIIAEPQEVPQVAPALIDEAFHGERYRLAVAAAVRMKEAAPGGTLAQSKEWKIETVTSIYGCSGSPLAAQVETLEFDPDGEYSKPSGSVCALITGLTSPCDVCLSDLSEYDAKEREHVLRNKVAVDEALTDHSDVITAYVKATARLEDAYPRPSRMRVTVRAGSGAPPGRLFLFELPLEVERYEAQLQVKPLFKEARVSEIALPESADAGRWEYWMSTLQWEDSAHGALFSPDPKTAWKTVQAFARGVQSKPTELLARNETAGVVYALHLSEHCGRCPSRRK